The following are encoded together in the Culex pipiens pallens isolate TS chromosome 1, TS_CPP_V2, whole genome shotgun sequence genome:
- the LOC128092458 gene encoding serine/threonine-protein phosphatase 6 regulatory ankyrin repeat subunit A-like, with protein MVCAKSCCGNFLGPFFPLCSESQSPLHIAVLSSSINVVKFLVKTDINLNLTDKDGNTALHLAVKQVNTEIVKLLVSSEANVYATNKAKKTPLDLISFENSPDILLCLLEKHFMFKCDIVFKNSLLFYAAFFGCMKSVNILVESSVNVNSEDSEKNTALHFSAREGHKQIVEYLINKGAESNVQNSNGKSPLMLALEQGHHAIVSILKEHSAKPDLRLLQTMLRESVIKNQENVLKSLIEVGAEVNFQDEKTGKTLFHLHLVQNDTFPKPNIIKLLIEAGAIVEKFDNEGNSPLHHASKYEAIFPLLINHCCKINRYNSNKETPLHLALEAKKSFAARLLLFKQACIHLTDTNGNTALHVALKNNLQDVANILIHLDSNVNSQNSKGETPLHLAAISGNLAAARRLIENEASVTAKTKEGKTALDYVEKGKMSAKVRRLLFELVKTKMPK; from the coding sequence atggtttgcgcgaaatcatgttgcggtaattttttgggtccttttttcccactgtgcagtgAAAGCCAAAGTCCACTACACATAGCTGTTTTGAGTTCGTCGATCAATGTTGTAAAGTTTCTGGTTAAAACAGACATAAATTTAAACTTGACCGATAAAGATGGCAACACTGCACTGCATTTGGCTGTTAAACAAGTAAACACTGAAATCGTTAAACTGCTGGTTTCAAGTGAGGCAAATGTTTACGCAACTAATAAAGCGAAAAAAACTCCATTGGATTTgatatcttttgaaaattctcctgATATCTTATTATGTTTATTAGAAAAACATTTCATGTTCAAATGTGACATTGTTTTCAagaattctttacttttttatgCTGCATTTTTCGGGTGTATGAAATCCGTAAATATTCTCGTTGAAAGTAGTGTTAATGTTAATAGTGaagacagtgaaaaaaatacagcTTTACACTTTTCTGCTCGAGAAGGGCAtaaacaaattgttgaataCTTGATAAATAAAGGAGCTGAAAGCAATGTACAAAATAGTAATGGAAAATCACCACTCATGTTGGCACTGGAACAAGGTCATCATGCCATTGTTTCCATCTTAAAAGAACATTCAGCAAAACCCGATTTACGACTCTTACAAACAATGTTAAGAGAATCTGTTATAAAAAACCAGGAAAACGTGTTGAAGTCATTGATTGAAGTTGGTGCTGAAGTAAATTTCCAGGatgaaaaaacaggaaaaactcTTTTTCATCTTCATTTGGTACAGAATGATACTTTTCCAAAACCAAACATTATTAAGTTGTTGATAGAAGCTGGCGCGatagttgaaaaatttgataATGAAGGCAATTCCCCTTTACATCATGCTTCAAAATATGAAGCTATTTTTCCACTTTTAATTAATCACTGTTGTAAAATAAATCGATATAACTCCAATAAAGAAACACCACTCCATTTGGCACTAGAAGCCAAAAAATCATTCGCGGCACGATTGTTGTTATTTAAGCAAGCTTGTATTCATCTCACCGAcacaaatggcaacactgccttACACGTGgcattgaaaaataatcttcaagacgttgcaaatattttaatacatCTCGACTCAAACGTTAACAGTCAAAATTCGAAAGGAGAAACTCCACTTCATCTGGCAGCAATAAGCGGTAATTTAGCGGCCGCGAGAAGATTAATAGAAAATGAAGCATCTGTGACTGCAAAAACCAAAGAGGGAAAAACTGCTCTAGATTATGTGGAGAAAGGCAAAATGAGTGCAAAAGTTCGGAGGTTACTCTTCGAACTTGTCAAaacaaaaatgccaaagtaa
- the LOC120432316 gene encoding uncharacterized protein LOC120432316, with product MTDPQPSAISGDSIAQSFSAGRLGGDGEEYQRLFALMLIQRASRKHIPFELAFEHKDLIKFEDVVLHLEEPRQWWLFQNKHKKRKNQSDRTIKSLLSLSADNEFALFQYIEGYQKVVKNWKHGKHKKWFCLFTNIGFREEAGLQEDFTFEGEVKKVIIFNCGKFIQFKGLESKMFNKINEDFNELVDAIHTMFKEGLIENSVTNCKALLLPVINATESEVTFSKNFLENQLDEDLFDHLVEKFEQDLGAVSSNSEEVLKFWNEQWETPEKKRKTKIPSYTSKETIQEFFKDFILAYSQPDLDELEMLMSEESRLWMRDWIRPDDFGRFSNDQIGNFFRTFKKEFINWEKPVQNNKSFLRLCDGNTYLKQAEKILRNEVEKCANRSCVSFEQIEGYYINRQLKCQSQCIKDVFMVDQLPKNEEQFYAVTAEPGMGKSTLMQYLAYNVQRKYSDVTVFLLYSSNFHGTIPSVEQLEDISNKNVFKSFLSPENIHLIVKDDKTKINLFIDALDELSVSSQYQILKLIKVLLTKKNLKIVVSCRNHVLGKLSNQFGVKLLEIQAFTEDEQKQFFIKVWKDISDNRDTLESFSNKLIQKINNDIDCNTNQFTSLPLTIKMVTEIYSASYKKYCKFRKSVETFFEKNEFNVVVLFENITSKCIKIAINKKCKVDNNAELDPFFDSTHKAIDNDYQIFAAKYLFANDIELIPFITNKLFGSVEGSIKEQQSLLVEIQSGSPEFTHESYREYFAAKFLFEYVGKKPIIYCISEILEVLIKHKIMRNFFFGLMYSITKNDMNRLMFLSNLHQVVLLWSCDDDNVFQDQSLLNQAKVSIIQKICDYLVSKITCKSDADESIAKTSDTNKPLILPFQIINSKAKQNSLKKKDFWRKYKEMIHLPKSPKNEISEFWNDVCQLTDSQIKYYKMKKKLGSKSHLINHQNSAQWEKRTQKITAT from the coding sequence ATGACGGATCCACAACCCTCGGCCATCAGTGGGGACAGCATCGCTCAAAGCTTTTCAGCCGGTAGACTTGGCGGTGACGGTGAAGAGTATCAACGACTTTTTGCGCTTATGCTGATTCAGCGAGCTTCGCGAAAACATATACCGTTCGAATTAGCCTTTGAGCATAAAGATCTTATCAAATTTGAGGACGTTGTTCTGCACCTGGAGGAACCTCGGCAGTGGtggttatttcaaaacaagcacaaaaaacggaaaaatcaGAGTGATCGAACGATAAAATCCCTATTATCATTATCGGCTGATAATGAGTTTGCACTTTTTCAATATATAGAAGGTTATCAAAAAGTGGTGAAAAATTGGAAACatggaaaacataaaaaatggttttgtctGTTCACAAATATTGGATTCAGGGAAGAGGCTGGCCTACAAGAAGATTTTACTTTTGAAGGGGAAGTTAAGAAGGTTATAATATTCAATTGcggaaaatttattcaattcaaagGATTAGAGAgtaaaatgtttaataaaattaatgaaGATTTTAACGAATTAGTTGATGCAATACACACGATGTTTAAAGAGGGATTAATTGAAAATTCAGTTACCAACTGTAAAGCACTTTTGCTACCAGTCATTAATGCAACCGAAAGTGAGgtaacattttcgaaaaactttctTGAAAACCAACTAGATGAGGATTTGTTTGATCACCTGGTGGAGAAGTTTGAACAGGATCTCGGTGCAGTATCATCCAATTCAGAAGAAGTGTTAAAATTTTGGAACGAACAATGGGAGACCccagagaaaaagagaaaaacaaaGATACCATCTTATACAAGCAAGGAAACCATTCAAgagtttttcaaagattttataCTGGCATATTCCCAACCAGATTTGGACGAACTAGAAATGCTCATGTCTGAAGAAAGTCGACTGTGGATGCGAGATTGGATTCGGCCAGATGATTTTGGGAGGTtttcaaatgatcaaattgGAAACTTTTTTCGTACTTTTAAgaaagaatttataaattgGGAGAAGCcagttcaaaataataaaagttttttgagGCTTTGCGATGGTAACACTTATTTGAAACAGGCAGAAAAAATATTACGTAATGAGGTTGAAAAGTGTGCCAATCGATCTTGTGTTAGTTTCGAACAAATTGAAGGATATTATATAAATCGCCAGCTAAAATGCCAATCCCAATGTATAAAAGATGTTTTCATGGTTGACCAACTTCCCAAAAATGAAGAGCAATTTTATGCTGTCACGGCTGAACCTGGCATGGGCAAAAGTACACTGATGCAATATTTGGCATATAATGTCCAAAGAAAGTATTCTGATGTTACTGTATTTTTACTGTATTCAAGTAATTTTCATGGGACAATTCCGAGCGTTGAACAATTGGAagatatttcaaataaaaacgttttcaaatcttttttatcCCCTGAAAACATTCACCTTATTGTAAAAGATGATAAaactaaaatcaatttgttCATCGATGCTTTAGATGAGTTGAGTGTTTCGAGCCAATATCAAATACTTAAGTTAATCAAAGTTCtcttaaccaaaaaaaatcttaaaattgttgTTAGCTGTAGAAACCATGTGCTGGGTAAGCTTTCAAATCAGTTTGGTGTGAAGCTTCTGGAAATACAGGCATTCACTGAAGACGAACagaaacaatttttcataaaagtttggAAAGATATTTCAGATAATAGGGATACACTTGaaagtttttcaaacaaactcATTCAGAAAATAAATAATGACATTGACTGCAATACAAATCAATTTACTAGTCTTCCATTGACGATTAAAATGGTAACCGAGATTTACTCAGcatcatataaaaaatattgtaaatttagaaaatccgTAGAaactttcttcgaaaaaaatgaatttaacgtTGTTGTCTTGTTTGAAAACATTActtcaaaatgtataaaaatagcAATTAATAAAAAGTGTAAAGTGGACAACAATGCTGAGCTTGACCCATTTTTTGACAGCACACATAAGGCCATCGATAACGATtaccaaatatttgcagcaaaatatttatttgctaACGATATAGAGTTGATTCCTTTCATAACCAATAAATTGTTTGGGTCGGTTGAAGGAAGCATAAAAGAACAACAATCACTTTTAGTTGAAATACAGTCAGGTTCTCCTGAGTTCACTCACGAGTCATATCGAGAATATTTTGCAGCTAAATTTTTGTTCGAGTATGTAGGAAAAAAACCAATAATTTATTgcatttctgaaattttggaagttttaaTTAAGCATAAAATTatgcgaaacttttttttcggtttgatGTATTCTATAACAAAAAACGACATGAACCGACTcatgtttttgtcaaatttacaTCAAGTTGTTTTATTGTGGTCATGCGATGACGATAACGTTTTCCAAGACCAATCACTTTTGAATCAAGCCAAGGTTTCTATTATTCAGAAAATATGTGATTACTTGGTCTCTAAAATCACGTGCAAATCAGATGCAGATGAATCAATCGCTAAAACCTCTGATACAAATAAACCTCTGATACTACCGTTTCAAATAATAaacagcaaagcaaagcaaaacagtttaaaaaagaaagatttttggagaaaatataAGGAAATGATTCATCTTCCAAAAAGTCCTAAAAACGAAATATCTGAATTCTGGAATGATGTTTGTCAGTTGACAGATagtcaaataaaatattataaaatgaaaaaaaaacttggatcaAAGTCTCATTTAATAAATCATCAAAAcagtgcacagtgggaaaaaaggacccaaaaaattaccgcaacatga